One genomic segment of candidate division KSB1 bacterium includes these proteins:
- a CDS encoding beta-lactamase family protein yields MKTRARIWLATVVVGSLLSCSPSHRTSLQSKIDEYMRRMTARGFSGALLVAKEGKIILAKGYGLSDRQRGVPVTAATVFTVGSITKQFTATAILKLQQMGKLNVHDPITRFFPDVPLDKADITLHHLLTHTAGFPGAIGDDFEPIGRQEFVALAMRTPLLFAPGERYHYSNVGYSLLGAIIEELTGRPYERFLHEHLFAPAGMAETGYVLPSWKEGQLAHGYRGARDWGTLRDHPWGSDGPYWHLRANGGILSTVGDLYKWHLALESDCILPDSLRALLSHPFVREGPDADSFYGYGWSISTTPRGTRLVAHSGGNGIFSADLLRFLDEGVAIICLANGAGKPAWQVSQSVARIVFGERYELPPEKTELLDLATLASSPMGAHAMALLEILARGDTGAAARNLSVHFAESYCQPERRQRLLAFVQRVGSRQAPLRLVKAEKVGPATLEFTAQSEKTGDWWLLTIDFEEQAPHRIAGIRMQDTVPPEGQEEQ; encoded by the coding sequence GTGAAGACGCGCGCAAGAATTTGGCTGGCAACGGTCGTGGTAGGCAGTCTGCTTTCCTGTTCTCCGAGTCACAGGACTTCCCTGCAGAGCAAGATCGACGAGTACATGCGCCGCATGACTGCCCGCGGGTTTTCCGGGGCGCTCTTGGTGGCCAAAGAGGGCAAAATCATTTTGGCCAAAGGCTACGGGCTGAGCGATCGCCAACGGGGCGTCCCTGTCACTGCCGCGACGGTCTTCACCGTGGGGTCCATCACCAAGCAGTTCACGGCCACGGCCATCCTCAAACTTCAGCAGATGGGGAAGCTGAACGTGCACGATCCCATCACCCGCTTCTTCCCGGATGTCCCGCTGGACAAAGCGGACATCACCCTCCATCACCTGCTCACCCACACGGCCGGCTTCCCTGGCGCCATCGGCGACGATTTTGAGCCCATCGGCCGCCAGGAGTTCGTGGCCCTTGCCATGCGCACGCCCCTCCTCTTCGCCCCCGGGGAACGATACCACTACTCCAATGTCGGCTACAGCCTGCTGGGGGCGATCATCGAGGAGCTCACAGGGCGACCGTATGAGCGCTTCCTGCACGAGCACCTTTTCGCACCAGCGGGCATGGCGGAAACCGGCTATGTGCTTCCCTCCTGGAAGGAAGGGCAATTGGCGCACGGGTACCGCGGCGCCCGCGATTGGGGAACCCTGCGCGACCATCCGTGGGGCAGCGACGGCCCCTACTGGCACCTGCGCGCGAACGGCGGTATCCTCTCCACGGTCGGTGACCTTTACAAGTGGCACCTGGCCCTCGAGAGTGACTGCATTCTGCCCGATAGCCTGCGCGCGCTTCTCTCCCACCCTTTCGTGCGCGAAGGCCCTGATGCCGACTCCTTCTACGGCTACGGCTGGTCGATTTCCACAACGCCCAGGGGAACACGGCTTGTGGCCCACAGTGGCGGCAACGGCATCTTCTCTGCGGACTTGCTGCGTTTTCTCGATGAGGGGGTGGCCATCATCTGTCTGGCGAACGGGGCCGGCAAACCGGCCTGGCAGGTGAGCCAGTCGGTGGCACGCATCGTGTTTGGCGAGCGATATGAGCTGCCCCCGGAGAAGACCGAACTCCTGGATCTTGCCACGCTGGCCAGCTCGCCCATGGGGGCTCACGCCATGGCGCTCTTGGAAATCCTGGCCCGGGGAGATACCGGCGCCGCCGCCCGAAACTTGAGCGTGCATTTCGCGGAATCCTACTGCCAGCCGGAGAGGCGACAGCGCCTGCTGGCCTTTGTGCAGCGCGTCGGCAGCAGACAGGCGCCCTTGCGTCTTGTCAAAGCAGAGAAAGTCGGCCCCGCCACCCTCGAGTTCACCGCCCAGTCAGAAAAGACGGGCGACTGGTGGCTGCTCACGATAGATTTCGAGGAGCAAGCTCCCCACCGCATCGCCGGCATACGGATGCAGGACACGGTGCCGCCAGAAGGCCAGGAGGAACAGTAA
- a CDS encoding alpha/beta hydrolase, giving the protein MHQLAAQYRVIYYHQRGCGNSTRPVDRLSDKSLYRNMLNLDRALGIGAQVADVERIRRILGVDRLILVGHSIGAFLATLYAAEFPEHVRALVLIAPAQLLVFPGEGNLLDEVGALLPAELKSDYATFLKEYLDFKHLFSRSEGEMIGLNSRFTRFYLAAAKAKGMPVPSTLRFHGNGGWMVQAKYLSMGKKHDYRAALQRVTAPALILHGGMDI; this is encoded by the coding sequence CTGCATCAGCTGGCGGCGCAGTATCGCGTTATCTATTACCACCAGCGCGGCTGCGGCAACTCAACGCGGCCAGTGGATCGGCTATCCGACAAGAGCCTCTATCGCAACATGCTCAACCTCGATAGGGCCCTCGGCATAGGTGCGCAGGTGGCTGACGTCGAACGCATCCGTCGCATCCTGGGCGTGGATAGGTTGATCCTGGTCGGACACTCCATCGGCGCCTTTCTCGCCACCCTGTACGCGGCGGAGTTTCCCGAACATGTGCGTGCCCTGGTGTTGATTGCACCGGCGCAGCTCCTCGTGTTTCCCGGCGAGGGCAACCTCCTGGACGAGGTGGGCGCGCTCCTGCCAGCAGAGCTGAAGAGCGACTATGCTACTTTCCTCAAGGAGTATCTCGATTTCAAGCACCTCTTCTCGCGCAGTGAGGGGGAGATGATCGGCCTGAACTCCCGTTTCACCAGGTTCTACCTTGCTGCCGCAAAGGCGAAGGGCATGCCGGTGCCCAGCACGCTTCGCTTCCACGGCAACGGCGGTTGGATGGTGCAGGCGAAGTATCTCAGCATGGGCAAGAAGCACGACTACCGCGCGGCTTTGCAGCGGGTCACCGCACCGGCGCTCATTCTCCACGGAGGGATGGACATTTAG
- the rlmN gene encoding 23S rRNA (adenine(2503)-C(2))-methyltransferase RlmN: METEPGKRQLVGMSMEELEQFASSIGEKPFRGRQLFAWLYNKRARDFAEMTDISKPLRLRLAEVAEIGLLKIVAVVSSRDGGTRKFLFELGDGERIESVYIREAGRHTLCVSTQVGCALGCRFCATGRLGFRRNLSAGEIVDQVLLVEREVGEEVSNLVLMGMGEPLLNYDKVIAACELVRHERGIAIGHRRIVISTAGWVPGIMRLAEEGHRFKLAISLNATTDEQRRALMPVAERYPLQELLNAVIFYHRRSGRRPTFEYVLLAGVNDSAEDAKRLRDLLKQVPCKVNLIPYNPTDELFRRPTAARIEAFRQGLAPLKAPVIVRCSKGDDIQAACGQLATSPKGERA; encoded by the coding sequence ATGGAGACTGAGCCAGGCAAGAGACAACTTGTCGGCATGAGCATGGAGGAGCTGGAGCAGTTTGCCTCCAGCATAGGCGAGAAGCCTTTCCGCGGGCGGCAGCTGTTCGCTTGGCTCTACAACAAGCGAGCGCGCGACTTTGCCGAAATGACCGACATCTCTAAGCCTTTGCGGCTGCGCCTGGCCGAAGTTGCCGAGATTGGCCTCCTGAAGATTGTGGCGGTGGTATCCTCACGGGACGGAGGCACGCGCAAGTTCTTGTTCGAGCTCGGCGATGGCGAGCGCATCGAAAGCGTGTACATTCGCGAGGCAGGGCGCCACACCCTCTGTGTTTCCACGCAGGTCGGTTGCGCCTTAGGGTGCCGTTTCTGCGCCACCGGACGCCTGGGTTTCCGTCGCAACCTGTCGGCAGGGGAGATTGTTGACCAGGTGCTGCTCGTCGAGCGCGAGGTCGGGGAGGAGGTGAGCAACCTGGTGCTCATGGGCATGGGCGAGCCGCTGCTCAACTATGATAAGGTGATTGCTGCCTGCGAGCTTGTGCGCCATGAGCGCGGCATAGCCATCGGCCATCGGCGCATCGTCATTTCCACCGCTGGCTGGGTGCCCGGGATCATGAGGCTGGCCGAAGAGGGGCACCGCTTCAAGCTGGCGATTTCCCTCAATGCCACCACTGACGAACAACGCCGGGCGCTCATGCCGGTGGCAGAGCGCTATCCGCTGCAGGAGCTCCTCAACGCGGTGATTTTCTACCACCGCCGCTCAGGTCGCAGACCGACCTTCGAGTACGTGCTCTTGGCAGGGGTAAACGACTCGGCCGAGGACGCTAAGCGTCTGCGCGACTTGCTGAAGCAGGTGCCCTGCAAGGTGAACCTCATCCCCTACAATCCCACCGATGAGCTCTTCCGCCGGCCGACCGCCGCGCGCATTGAGGCATTTCGGCAGGGGCTAGCACCCTTGAAGGCGCCGGTCATCGTGCGCTGTAGCAAGGGGGACGACATCCAAGCGGCATGCGGGCAGCTTGCCACTTCGCCAAAAGGGGAGCGCGCATGA
- a CDS encoding MoxR family ATPase has translation MALAQPQKGDLEIVEQLKEAHDRITREIGKVIVGQRQVIDELLISLLSRGHCLLIGVPGLAKTLLISTLARVLNLSFSRIQFTPDLMPSDITGTEVIEEDVSTGRKTFKFVRGPVFANIVLADEVNRTPPKTQAALLQAMQEHEVSVAGQTYKLDEPFFVLATQNPIEQEGTYPLPEAQLDRFMFSLWVDYPAAEEEEQIVRSTTSAYAAQLHKVLEAQEIVALQDLVRRVPVADAVIHYAVELVRKTRPNHDGAPQFIRDWISWGAGPRASQYLILGAKTRAILDGRPTPDIADVRAVTLPVLRHRLVTNFNAEADGVGTEEIIRRLLDTTGA, from the coding sequence ATGGCCCTTGCGCAACCCCAAAAAGGCGACTTGGAGATTGTCGAGCAGCTTAAGGAAGCGCACGACCGCATTACTAGAGAAATTGGCAAGGTCATTGTCGGTCAGCGGCAGGTCATCGACGAGCTGCTGATTTCGTTGCTGTCGCGCGGGCACTGCCTGCTCATCGGCGTGCCCGGCTTAGCCAAGACGCTGCTCATCAGCACGCTGGCGCGGGTGCTGAACCTGTCCTTTTCGCGTATCCAGTTCACCCCGGACCTGATGCCCTCCGACATCACCGGCACCGAAGTTATTGAGGAGGACGTGAGCACGGGGCGGAAGACCTTCAAGTTCGTGCGCGGACCGGTATTTGCCAACATCGTGCTGGCCGACGAGGTGAACCGGACGCCGCCCAAGACGCAGGCGGCCCTGCTGCAAGCCATGCAGGAGCACGAGGTCTCGGTGGCCGGGCAAACCTACAAGCTCGATGAACCCTTCTTCGTGCTTGCCACCCAGAACCCCATCGAGCAAGAGGGTACCTATCCGCTGCCGGAGGCGCAGCTTGACCGGTTTATGTTCAGCCTGTGGGTCGACTATCCCGCCGCCGAGGAGGAGGAGCAGATTGTACGTTCCACCACCAGTGCCTACGCCGCGCAACTGCACAAGGTTCTGGAGGCGCAGGAAATTGTTGCCCTGCAGGACCTGGTGCGGCGCGTGCCGGTGGCCGATGCGGTGATTCACTATGCAGTCGAGCTGGTGCGCAAGACTCGCCCCAACCACGACGGCGCGCCGCAGTTTATTCGCGACTGGATTAGCTGGGGAGCGGGACCGCGCGCCTCCCAATACCTCATCCTCGGCGCCAAGACGCGCGCCATCCTGGACGGTCGGCCTACCCCGGACATTGCCGACGTGCGGGCGGTGACCCTGCCCGTGCTCCGCCATCGCCTGGTGACCAATTTCAACGCCGAGGCCGATGGCGTAGGCACCGAGGAGATTATCCGCCGCCTTCTGGACACCACCGGAGCATGA
- a CDS encoding DUF58 domain-containing protein: MPRAAQDYRRFLQPEVVSKLASMDLRARLVVEGFIAGLHRSPYHGFSVEFAEYRQYMPGDEVKHIDWKVYGRTDRFYVKEFEEETNLKCYLLLDASGSMGYASGPLTKLQYASYLAAALTYLMLQQRDAVGLVTFDQKIRTFVPPRSVSSYLHVILRQLDRMRSRSRTNVAATLHELAERIKRRGLIILFSDLFDEPSEVLAGLQHFRHRKHEVIVFHILDPLERTFSFRQDGLFKDLETDETISTQPWHIRGEYRALVEQFLDTYRRGCRQHRIDYVLMDTAASYDRALLQYLLKRQRVGG; encoded by the coding sequence ATGCCGCGCGCGGCGCAAGACTACCGCCGATTCCTGCAGCCAGAAGTGGTGTCTAAGCTGGCGTCGATGGACCTGCGCGCCCGCCTTGTGGTGGAAGGCTTTATCGCCGGCCTGCACCGCAGCCCGTACCACGGCTTCAGCGTAGAGTTCGCCGAGTACCGCCAGTACATGCCCGGCGACGAGGTCAAGCACATCGACTGGAAGGTCTACGGCCGCACCGACCGCTTCTACGTCAAGGAATTCGAGGAAGAGACTAACCTCAAGTGCTATCTGCTCCTGGACGCCTCTGGCTCCATGGGCTATGCCTCCGGGCCGCTCACCAAGCTGCAATACGCCAGCTACTTAGCAGCCGCCCTCACCTACCTGATGCTCCAGCAACGGGACGCTGTCGGGCTGGTGACTTTTGACCAGAAGATTCGCACCTTTGTGCCGCCGCGCTCGGTGTCCAGCTACCTGCACGTGATTCTACGCCAGTTGGACCGGATGCGCAGCCGCAGCAGAACCAACGTGGCCGCCACACTCCATGAGTTGGCCGAGAGGATCAAGCGCCGCGGCCTCATCATCCTCTTCTCTGACCTATTCGACGAGCCCAGCGAAGTGCTGGCTGGCCTGCAGCACTTTCGCCACCGCAAACACGAGGTCATCGTCTTTCACATTCTCGACCCGCTGGAACGCACGTTTAGCTTCCGGCAGGACGGCCTTTTCAAAGACCTCGAGACGGACGAGACCATCAGCACCCAGCCGTGGCACATCCGCGGGGAGTATCGGGCGCTGGTGGAGCAGTTCCTCGACACCTACCGCCGCGGCTGCCGCCAGCATCGCATCGACTATGTGCTGATGGACACGGCCGCCTCGTACGACCGCGCCCTCTTGCAGTACTTGCTGAAACGACAGCGCGTGGGCGGCTGA